Within Raineyella sp. W15-4, the genomic segment ATCGACTCCCGGGCTTCGGCCCGGGACCTTCGTTGAGGCCATGTGAGGACCGGAGTCCCCGGGGGGCATTAGCGGGACTCCCGGGCTTCGGCCCGGGACCTTCGTTGAGGCGGATACCTAGGGATGGTATCGGGTGCTGCCCCCGATGACTCCCGGGCTTCGGCCCGGGACCTTCGTTGAGGCCCAGATCATGCCGGGATCACCACGCCCACCCCTCGCGACTCCCGGGCTTCGGCCCGGGACCTTCGTTGAGGCCGAGCACCTTCTCGCCGCTCTCCGGGTGGTAGTGCGACTCCCGGGCTTCGGCCCGGGACCTTCGTTGAGGCTGGAGAGGATTACCTCAGTAAATTCACACGTCCGGAAGACTCCCGGGCTTCGGCCCGGGACCTTCGTTGAGGCGTCGCCGTCGCCGCCGGTGCCCATGCCGGCCCAGGCGGACTCCCGGGCTTCGGCCCGGGACCTTCGTTGAGGCTCGATGTACAGCCTTGGCTCCGAAGATCCACCGGCAGACTCCCGGGCTTCGGCCCGGGACCTTCGTTGAGGCCCCTCACCGGGGGTATCGACAGGTCCGCGGCGGCCTAGGACTCCCGGGCTTCGGCCCGGGACCTTCGTTGAGGCGGGCTGTCGTTGGGGGAATAGCGGCCGCCGGACTGGACTCCCGGGCTTCGGCCCGGGACCTTCGTTGAGGCTAGGGGCCGGCGGCCGGCCACCGTAGCTCCGTCAGGCAGACTCCCGGGCTTCGGCCCGGGACCTTCGTTGAGGCGCCACCGCCGCGGTCGGTGCGGGCGAGACGGCGGTGACTCCCGGGCTTCGGCCCGGGACCTTCGTTGAGGCTCCGGGTCGTGTCCGACGAGCTTCCACGCGACTACAGACTCCCGGGCTTCGGCCCGGGACCTTCGTTGAGGCTCCATCGTCCTCAAGGGCGCGGTCGACGCGACATCGACTCCCGGGCTTCGGCCCGGGACCTTCGTTGAGGCCGGTACCGGATCAAGGCACAGAACAGCTCCGGACGACTCCCGGGCTTCGGCCCGGGACCTTCGTTGAGGCCGGTACCGGATCAAGGCACAGAACAGCTCCGGACGACTCCCGGGCTTCGGCCCGGGACCTTCGTTGAGGCCCGCCGGGGAGATGGCGGCCGTACGCCGGCGCGCTGGACTCCCGGGCTTCGGCCCGGGACCTTCGTTGAGGCACGTCCACCTACGCGGCACGGGTGCCGTACCTCACCCGACTCCCGGGCTTCGGCCCGGGACCTTCGTTGAGGCTTGCCCCGCCCCACCATTCAGCGGCCAGCCGGACGTGGACTCCCGGGCTTCGGCCCGGGACCTTCGTTGAGGCCGTGACCTGCTGGCCAGGCTCCGGGGCGACGACCGAGACTCCCGGGCTTCGGCCCGGGACCTTCGTTGAGGCACGGATGGGCGGGTGGCCACCGAGGTGGTGGCGGACGACTCCCGGGCTTCGGCCCGGGACCTTCGTTGAGGCCACGAGCCTGGTGTGGTGTGTTGGTATGAGTGGAGACTCCCGGGCTTCGGCCCGGGACCTTCGTTGAGGCGAGCCGGCGATGATCCGCAGCTCGGGGTTGCGGGTGGACTCCCGGGCTTCGGCCCGGGACCTTCGTTGAGGCCAGACCCGTCCCTGGGACGAGGCACGGTCCGGCTCGACTCCCGGGCTTCGGCCCGGGACCTTCGTTGAGGCCCTTCACCAGGCCGGGTGGCCGCCACCGACCTGCTGGACTCCCGGGCTTCGGCCCGGGACCTTCGTTGAGGCGACATGGCCCGCACCGAGTACGAGGATCAGGTCCGCGGACTCCCGGGCTTCGGCCCGGGACCTTCGTTGAGGCGACTACGCGGTGCCGAACGGCACGGCGGTGATGGCGGACTCCCGGGCTTCGGCCCGGGACCTTCGTTGAGGCGACTACGCGGTGCCGAACGGCACGGCGGTGATGGCGGACTCCCGGGCTTCGGCCCGGGACCTTTGTTGAGGCTACAACGAGGCGATCCTCGTCTCCCCGATCGGGAAGGACTCCCGGGCTTCGGCCCGGGACCTTCGTTGAGGCTGCAACGTGATCCTCGGCGACGAAGGGACGACCGGGGGCCTCCCGGGTCGGCCCGGGATCTTCGTTGAGGGGCCGCAAACGGCGAGGGCAAGCTCGAGCGGGTCGCAGGCCCGGGGAGGTAGTGCCCCATGAGCAGGAAAGGCGCTTCGTCGCGCAGTCCCCAAAACAGGGCCCGATGGAAGGCGACACACCACGAAACGCGTTCCTCAGGCCGAAGCTGGCCGTCACGGATGGAGAAGGCGAGCACTCGCCACCGGATGTGACCTTTCACACACTCGACTGGATGGTTCGAACGCGGTCCGGGCCCTTGCTGATACGCCGGACCGAGAGACTGACCCGGGATACCTGGCGACTTACGCTCTGCTCCACGACCGCCTGGACAGAAATTGACGTCGAATCCAGGCGACCCGGCCCACCAACTGCGCGACGGGGTATCGCAGCAGGGTCGCCAGATGACCATAGACGTTTCGTCGCCTCGGTCACGACGTCAACGAGAACCCCGAGGTCATCGACGTCGTCGGGTGTCAGTTCCTGAGCCATGGCAGCCCCTCTCTACTAGCCGGGAAAGTGGCGTTCTGCCGTCCGACCGCTTCCGTGCTGTGGAATCGACACTAGGGGAAGGGAGACGCTCAGTAGGTGGACTTGGGGAGAATGTGACACATCTTATCGCCCTTCCTTGAACCTACCCAATAGAACTACCCAGTAGGAAGAAGGGGTGGTCGGATGCCGACGCACCCGACCACCAACACGTGAACGGATCGCAACCGGCCCGAGAGATCCACCCAACCTCAACGAAGGCGGCACCGTCCAACTGAGCGGGCTGACCACGGTGCACCGCACGTACTGAGCCTACGCTGACGAGCGCCCGTCTCGCCGACCTCTCGACACTTCTCCCAGGCCAAGCTGGCGATCAGGCCAAGCTGGCGATCCGCAAGATCGTCCAGTCCCTCCAGCCGCCCAAGTCCGCCACCATCCATGGGGATCCCGAGGGATGGCGCCAAGTAGAAGGCCCTCGGCCCGCCAGCGCGAACACACCTGCCAAAACAGCATCAGAGTACCTGCTAAATTGACATTAGAAGATCTGCCAAAACGACATCAGGGAGCGGAGGTGCTCGTGACTAGCAGAAACGGCGATTACATCCCACGGCTCGTGGACCGAGCCCTGGATGCCCTCCTGCGGGAACTGCCTGCGATCATGCTGACCGGGCCCCGCGGCTGCGGGAAGACGACCACCGCACTACGGCGATCCGGATCAGCCCTCCGACTGGACCGTCCCGAGCAAGCGGCGGCATTTCGCGCGGCCCCCGATGCCGTCCTCGCCACCCAGACACCCCCCGTACTCATCGATGAGTGGCAGAACGTCCCAGAGTCCCTCGGCGCAGTGAAGCGCGCCGTGGATACCGGCGCCGGCCCTGCGAGCTACCTCGTCACCGGGAGCGTCCGCTCACTACTGTCCACGGAGGGATGGCCCGCGACCGGCCGCATCGTCCCTGTCTCGATGTACGGATTCACCCAGGGCGAGCTGGAGCAGTCAGCTGCCGCGGATTCGCCGTTGACCAGGCTCTTCACCGCGACCGACCCCGAGACGGGAACACTGGCAGGTGCCCCCGATCTGGTCGACTACGTGGACATGGCTGTCCGCGGCGGTTTCCCTGCTGCCGTCGGCCTGAGTGACTTCGCCCGGTCCACCTGGTACGAGGGATACGTCGAGCAACTCGTCCACCATGACGTGAGTGAACTGGACACCGTACGATCCCCCGTCGCCCTGACGGAGTTGGTGCGCGCCGTGGCGCTGAACACGGCGGGCATGCCGTCCCTCAGTGCTCTCACCGAGGTCGCCCACATCGACCACCGCACGACCAAGTCCTATCTCGACCTTCTGGAGAGTCTGCGGATCATCGAGCGGCTCCCGGCCTGGGGCACCAATCGACTCACCCGGATGGTCAAGTCACCGAAATACCAGATTGTCGACACCGGGATGGCCATGCATCTGGCCGGCGATGACCGCGCAGGTCTCCTGGCGAACGGGGATCGGCTGGGACGGATCATCGACACCTTCGTCACAGCCCAGCTGCGGCCCCTGCTGAGACTCAGCGCTCCTGCGATCAGCGCCTTCCACCTGCGCGATCAGAACGGCGACCGCGAGGTCGACCTCGTCCTGGAATCGGCCTCCGGACAGATCGTGGGCCTGGAGATCAAGGCCGCGAGCACCGTCGGCCCGCGCGACGCCCGGCACCTGGCCTGGCTCCGCGACCAGCTCGGTGCCACGTTCGTCCGTGGGATCGTCCTCCACACCGGCACGATGACATTTCCGCTGGGACCTCGGCTATGGGCGATGCCGATCGCAGCGCTGTGGCGCGGCTAGAAACCTGGCCTCTCACCCCAGCGGCGCATACCGCGGCAACGATGTCCGCAGCGCCTCCACCGCAGCCTCCCGCAGCCAGGCCTGCCCACGCGACAGGGTGGACTCCATCCGGGTGTAGGCGGCGGTCGGCGGGCTCGGCACCTTCCACGGCAGGGCATGGATCGCCAGATCGTGGCGGCGTTTGAAGTTCTCCGCGAAGTACCGCGGCAGCAGCCCGACCAGGTCGGTGCTCTCCAACGCGTGCGGCACCGCCGCGTAGCCGTCGACGACCAGGAACACCCTGTCGGCCAGGCCGTGCTCGTGCAGCGCCTCGCGCAGGAAGACGTGCCCGCCCCGGCCGGCGACCTCGACGAACCGGCGCGACCGCAGCCCCTCCTCCCCCGGCACCAGCGGGTGCTGCGCGCCGGTCACGGCGACATACTCGACGTCGTAGAAGGGCTCCCGCCACAGCCGTTCGGTCCGCAGCACCGTCATCGTGATCGCCAGGTCCACCACGCCGCGGACCAGCCCCTCCTCCACCGACCCGACGTCCAGCGGGGTGACCCGCAGTCGTACGCCGGGCGCCTGCCGTTCCACCGCCTCGACGATGGTGGGCAGCCAGGAGATCTCGCCCATCGAGGACAGCGCCAGGACGAACTCCCCGCGCAGTGCCGCCGGATCGAACGAGCCGGCCGCCTGGGAGGTGACCCGGTCGATCCGGGACAGCGGCTCGCGCAGCGCGTCGTAGAGCAGCGCCGCCCGGCTGGTCGGCACCAGCGTGTTGCCGGCCCGCCGGAACAGCTCGTCACCGAACCGGCGCCGCAGCCGCCCGAGGGTGTAACTGACCGTCGGCTGCGACACGTGCAGCCGCTCCGCCGACGCGGTGACGCTGCGCGTCTCGTAGAGCATCAGCAGCGTACGCAACGAGTTGAGGTCCTCCGCCACGCATAGAGCATATCTATATCCCTCTGGATCAACATCTATTCGCTTTTGGTGACGTACGTCACTTAGCCTCGTCACAGTCCAGACGGAATCCCACCGTCCCGGACCGCCCGTCCCGCATGGGAACCCTCAACGACGAGGAGCAACACACATGACCCCTCTCACCCCGGCGACGGCCGTCGCCGACCGCCCGCAGACCCGGGCTTCCGCCGGCCAGGTGCTCACCGCCGCCCTGTGCTGGACCAGCGTCATCCTCGAGGGCTTCGACCTCGTCACCCTGGGCGCCGTCATCCCGATCCTGCTGACCACCCACCACCTCGGCTTCACCGCCGGGCTCCACGACCCTGTTGGCCACCCTCGCGCTGGTCGGCGTGGGCATCGGCGCCAGCCTGATCGGCCCGCTGGTCACCGGGACGCTGGTCGCGAACGGGCTGGGTCACCCGTGGGGCTTCTACTTCTTCGCAGTCGTCGCCGTCCTCGGCCTGCTGGCGCTGCTGGTGGTGCCGGCGGATCCGCCCGCACCGCACGGCACCACCGCTGACGCCGCCCGCCGGGCAGGCACGCCCGGCCCGATCCGGGCGGCCGATCCCACCGATCTGTCGGCCCCCGACGGCCGGCACGCCGCGCTCTGACCGCCGACCCGGCTCGGCCTGACTAGCATCCCAAACAGCACCACACCCAGGACAGGACATGGATCCCCAGATCATCACCACCACGGTCGGCATCGTCGGCGGCGGCCCCGCCGGCCTGATGCTCTCCCACCTCCTCGCCCGCGAGGGCGTCGACAACGTCGTCCTCGACACCCGCAGCCACGACACCATCGCCACCACCCAGCGGGCCGGCATCCTCGAAGCCGGCAGCGTCCGGATGCTCACCGAGACCGGCGCGATCAGCCGGATCCCCACCGAGGGCTACGAGCACTCCGGGATCTACCTGCGCTTCAACGGCGTGAACCACCACCTCGACTTCAAGAAGCTGGTCGGCCAGACGGTCTGGCTCTACCCGCAGAACGACGCCTTCGTCGACCTCGCCGCCACCCGGGCGCGGGACGGCGGTGACGTACGCTTCGGGGTGTCGGACACCCTCATACAGGGCATCGAGACCGACCGGCCGACGATCGACTTCACCGACGCCGACGGGGTGCACCGGCGGATCTCGTGCCGCATCGTCGTCGGGGCCGACGGGTCGCGGTCGAAGTGCCGCGACCTCGTGCCCGGGCGGGTGAAGCACACCATGAGGTATCCGTTCGCCTGGTTCGGCATCCTCGCCCGCACCCCGTTCCAGGCCGACGAGCTGATCTACTGCCACGGCGAGACCGGCTTCGCGCTGATCAGCCAGCGCACCCCCGAGATCCAGCGACTGTACTTCCAGTGCGACCCGGCCACCGTCGCCGACGACTGGACCGACGAGCAGATCTGGGACCGGTTCGACGAGATCCTCGCCGGCCCGGACGGCTTCCGGCTGCAGCGCGGGGAGATCATCGAGAAGACCGTGCTGCAGTTCCGGTCCTTCGTCCAGGAGCCGATGCAGCACGCCAACCTGTTCCTCGCCGGCGACGCCGCGCACACCGTCCCGCCGACCGGCGCCAAGGGACTCAACCTCGCCTTCGCCGACGTCGCGCTGCTGGCACCCGCGCTGGTCCGCTGGGCACACACCGGCGACCGCTCCGAACTCGACACGTACGGTGACCGGGCCGCCAAGCGGATCTGGAAGTCGCAGAACTTCAGCTACTGGATGACCCAGATGCTGCACACCCACACCGACGCCAACAGCTTCACCGAGCGCCGCCAGCTCGGCGAACTGATGTCGGTCACCTCCTCGACCGACTCGATGAAGTACCTCGCCGAGTGCTACACCGGCTGGCCGTACGATCTGCTGACGCCCGAGGAGTCCGGCGCTCCCACCGGGGAGGCGACCTCGGCCGTTCCGACCTCCGGCGAGGCCGAGGTGGCCGGGCGGTCCGAGGCAGTCGCGGCACCCACCGCCGTCGCGGAGGCGGTCCGATGAGCCGCTACCAGCTGCAGCAGTGCCTGTTCGACCATCTGCGCCGGCTCGAGGAGCCGGACACCACCGCGCGCGCGGACCGGGTGCTCGTCGACGGCTACGACCTGACCGAGGCCGAGCGTACGGCCCTCACCACCGGCGACGTGGCCGCCTTCCACACCCAGGGCGTCCATCCGGTGCTGATCAACGCGTTCTGCCGGGCCAACGGCTGGAAACGCGCCGACTACCGGCAGCTCTTCCCCGCCGGAGCCGACGTCGTCGTGGGCCGGCCGCGGTGGCGTGGCTTCGGATCCCGGGCGGACGGCCGGCTGGGGCCCGACGGCCGGGTTCACCTCGAACCGGGCCGGACCACCGGCCTCGACCTCCAGGAGGCATGATGGCCGAGATCGTGTTGGGTTACTCTGCGTCGCACGCGCCGATGATGTCGGCGAATCCCGAGTCGGCGCCGCCGGCGATGCGGGAGCGGTTCTTCGCGGCACTGGACCAGGTCCGCGACCGGGTCGAGGCCTCCGGTGCACAGGCGGTGGTGCTGCTGTCGGGAGAGCATTTCACCAACTTCTTCCTCGACAACCTGCCCCAGCTCTGTGTCGGGGTCGGCAAGAGCCATCTCGGCCCGGTGGAGAAGTGGCTGGGCATCCCCCGGACCCTCGTCCCCGGCCACCCAGGACTGGCCGAGGCGATCCTGTCCGGGACGATGACCCGCGGCTTCCAGCCGTCGGTGTCGAGCCGGCTCACCGTGGACCACGGCTTCATGACCGTCTACCACGCGCTGTCGCCGAGCGCGGACCTGCCGCTGGTCCCGGTGGTGATGAACTGCACCACCCCGCCGCTGATCACGCTACGGCAGGCGTACGAGTTCGGCACCGCGGTCGGCGCGGCGATCCGGGCGTACGACGGCCTGGACCGGGTCGCCGTGGTGGGCGCCGGCGGCCTGTCGCACTTCGTCGGTGAGCCGCGCGTCGGCGACATCGACGAGGACTTCGACCTGTGGTTCCTGCACCAGCTGGAGCTCGGCTGCCCGCCGGACCTGCTCGACCTGGGCAACGACGAGCTGGCCCTGGCCGGCAACGGAACAGGCGAGGTCCGCGCCTGGGTGGCCTGCGCCGGAGCACTGCCGGGGGCCCGCACGACCGCGCTGGACTACGAACCGATCGGCGAGTGGATCAACGGCATGGGCGTCGTCCTGCACGAGCCGGCGGACCGACAGGCCCCGCAGCGACCCGACAGCATCTTCGTCCGCTGAGACCCCGCCCCGACCCGCCACCGGCACCGTGAGGAGCCCCCATGACCGACCCCGTGAACCCCGCACCCGTGATCGACGTCCACGCCCACGCGATGCCGCTGCCGGTGCTGCACTGGCTGGCCGAGGAGGGACTGTGCGACCTGTCGCGCCTCGACGACGGCATCGTCGTCCTCGACCCGCGGATCTCCGGGGTCGGTCCGGGCGCTCCCCTGCCGGTCGCCCGGTCGATGCACGACCCGGCCGAGCGGCTCCGGGAGATGGACGCCACCGGGATCGACGTCGAACTGGTCTCCCTGCCACCGTTCCTGTTCGCCACCACCTGCCAGGACGGGGACCTGGTGGCGGAGGTGATCCGCCGCGGCAACGACGCACTGGTGGACTACTGCGCCACGGCGCCGGGCCGGCTGCTGCCACTCGGCACGGTGCCGCTGGGCTGGCCGACCGCGGATGCCGAGGCGCGCCGCTGCCTGGACATCCTCGGCTGCGCCGGGATCGCCCTCGGCTCGCAGGGCGGCAGCCAGGACCTGGACCACGCCGTGAACACCCCGCTGTGGGAACTGCTCAGCGCGAGCGGAACGTTCGTCTTCCTGCACCCCTCCGGGGTGCCCGACCCGGCCCGGCTGGGCGACTTCTGGTTCCCCCAACTCGTCGGCTACCCGATGGAGACGGCGATCGCCGCGGCCCGGCTGGCGTTCGGCGGCGTGCTGGAACGTACGCCACTGACGCTGTGCCTGGCGCACGGCGGTGGTTGTCTCGGCGACCTGCGCGGCCGGCTGGACATGGGCTGGGACCGCAAGCCGGTCGCGCACACCACCTCGGTGCCGCCGTCACAGCTGTTCGACCGGCTGTTCTACGACACCGCGGTGTTCAGTCCCGCGGCGCTGCGCCACCTCGTCGACACCGTCGGCGCCGGCCAGGTCCTGCTCGGCACCGACCACCCGTTCGACCTGGCCGAGAAGGATCCGGTCGGTTTCGTCGGCTCGGCCGGGCTGGGACCGGCGGCGGTCACCTCGATCCTCGGTGCAACGGCAGCTGACCTGCTGGGCGACGCACTCCGACGAACGGTAGCCACCACGCGCTGATCGACAGGCGGATCGAGGGTCGGTGGCGGGTGCCAGCAGCGGACCACCGGACGCCTTCGAAGAGCCCTCGGAATCAGTCATCTAGGCTCGGCGACATGTGGATCGCGACGGCAGTCCTGTTCCTCCTCACCGTAGCCAGCCTGCGGCGGGATCCGCGTACGTACCTCACCGGCCTGCTGGCCTTCGCCACCGCGGTCGCGCTGGCGGTGGCGCTGACCGGCGGGCTGATCCTGTTGGTGCTGCCGATCCTGCTGTTGCTGACCGTGATCGGGCTCGGGATCTTCCTGATCGCCAACAGTGTCACCGTCCTCCGCCGTGAAGGGGCCGGCCCGGCCCAGCTGCTGGGGCTGCTGGTCGGCCTGGTGATGGTCGGCTACCCGGTCACCTCCATCATGCTGCTGGTGACCGGCCGGACGACCGGGTTGGGGCTGCTGGTGCTGATCGGGGTGCCGCTGATGTACCTGGGCTTCGCCTTCGCCGCGTACGTCAGCTACGCCGGCGTCTACACCTGGTGGACCGGCCGCCATCTCCGGCCGGTGGAGTCGGTGATCGTGCTCGGCTCGGGGCTGACTGCCGGGAAGGTGCCGCCGCTGCTGGCCGAACGACTGGATCGGGCGATCGAGGTCTACCACCGGTCCGCAGAGGCGGGCGTGACACCGTGGCTGGTCCCCTCCGGCGGCCGGGGCGTCGACGAGCCGGTGGCGGAGGCCACCGCGATGACCGACTACCTGGTCGACCGGGGCATCCCCCGCGACCGGATCCTGGTCGAGGATCGCTCCACCTCCACCGCCGAGAACCTCAGCCACAGCAAGGAGATCCTGCTCCGCGAGCAACTCTCCGGGCCGACCGCCGTGGTGACCAGCAACTACCACGCCTTCCGGGCTGCGACCCTGATGCACGCCCAACGCCTCGACGGTTTCACCGTCGGTGCCCCGACCGCCCGGTACTACTGGCCCAGCGCGATGCTGCGGGAGTTCGCCGCGGTGATCCGCGACCACTGGCGGATCCACGCCGTCGTGCTGGGCCTGCTGACCGTCCCGTTCCTGGCCGTGCTGGTGATCCACCTGGTCGACTGAACGTGGGCGCCGGGAAGGTCAGTCACGCCGGCGCTCCCCACCGTTCGTGATCGCCTCGATCAACGCCGCGAGACCCCAGGCGTACGCCGCATCGACGTCGCCGCCGAGCCGGAACGCCCCGGACAGCTCCATCTGGATGAAACCGTTCATCCACGCCGTCAGGGTGCGGGCCGCCTCGAGCGCATGGTCCTCCCCGGCGAGCCGACCCGACATCTCCAACACCGGCCCGGCGACCCGTTCGAGGGTGCCCCGTTCGGGGCGGGCGCCGGGCGGCAGCGGGCCGAAGGTGAGCTGATAGCACTGCGGCCGCTCGTGGGCGAGGGCCCGCAGCGCGTCGGTCATCGCGACCACCGCGGCGCGCGGGTCCACCGTACGATCGGCAGCGGCCTGTAGCCGGACGCCGATCTCGTCCACGGTGTCCTCCACCACCAGGCGGATCAGGTCGTTGCGGTCACGGACCCGCTTGTAGAGGGAGGGGGCGCGGACGCCCACCCGGGTCGCGACCTCCTTCATCGTCAACGAGTCGACACCGCCGGCTTCCACGATGGCGCGGGCGGCGGCGACGATGGCTGCGGTGGTCGTCCGTTCAGGGGTCGGCATCAGGCTCTCCTCAGGGTTCTGCCCTACATCATAGCTATTGACCGTAGCCATGATGGCTAACTAAGATAGCCATCATGGAGTTGACACCAGGCCTGCACCGCATCGGCAACCGCATCGTCGCCGTCCACCTCGTCGTCACCGACGACGGCATCACCGTCATCGACGCCGGCTTCGCCGGCCACTACACCGAGTTGCGCTCCGAACTGAAGGCCGCGGGCCGCAGCCTCGACGACGTCCGCGGCATCGTGCTCACCCACGGCGACGACGATCACATCGGCTTCGCCGCGCGGCTGCACGAGGAGAGGGGCGTGCCGATCTTCGTGCACCCCGCCGACGCCGAGCGGACGATGGGCCGGGAACGGACGAATCCGCCGTGGGGCTCGATGCGCCTGGGGGCGACCGTCGGATTCCTCGCCTACGGCATCAGCGAGGGCGCGCTGCGGATCCGACGCCCCCAGGAGGTCAGCACCTTCGCCGACGGCGACACCCTGGACCTGCCCGGGTCACCGCAGATCATCGCGCTCCCCGGTCACTCGCCGGGCAGCGTCGCGATCCACGTGCCCGCGGTCGGCGCCCTCTTCGTCGGTGACGCGCTGACCACCCGCCACGTACTGACCGGGCGGACCGGCCCGCAGCCGGCGCCGTTCACCGACGATCCGGCCGCCGCCGCGCACTCCCTCGCCCGGCTCGAGGGCCTGGACGCGCCCTGGGTGCTGCCGGGTCACGGGGACCCATGGAAGGGCGGGGTGCCGGACCTGCTGGCCCGCTACCGCGCAGTGGCGGGGTAGGACGGTCGCCGGGTAGGTGCGTAATTGCGGTTGGTGAGCCCGGTGCTCCGGTGGTGGGTGAGCCGCCGTGCCG encodes:
- a CDS encoding ATP-binding protein; the protein is MLTGPRGCGKTTTALRRSGSALRLDRPEQAAAFRAAPDAVLATQTPPVLIDEWQNVPESLGAVKRAVDTGAGPASYLVTGSVRSLLSTEGWPATGRIVPVSMYGFTQGELEQSAAADSPLTRLFTATDPETGTLAGAPDLVDYVDMAVRGGFPAAVGLSDFARSTWYEGYVEQLVHHDVSELDTVRSPVALTELVRAVALNTAGMPSLSALTEVAHIDHRTTKSYLDLLESLRIIERLPAWGTNRLTRMVKSPKYQIVDTGMAMHLAGDDRAGLLANGDRLGRIIDTFVTAQLRPLLRLSAPAISAFHLRDQNGDREVDLVLESASGQIVGLEIKAASTVGPRDARHLAWLRDQLGATFVRGIVLHTGTMTFPLGPRLWAMPIAALWRG
- a CDS encoding LysR family transcriptional regulator, yielding MAEDLNSLRTLLMLYETRSVTASAERLHVSQPTVSYTLGRLRRRFGDELFRRAGNTLVPTSRAALLYDALREPLSRIDRVTSQAAGSFDPAALRGEFVLALSSMGEISWLPTIVEAVERQAPGVRLRVTPLDVGSVEEGLVRGVVDLAITMTVLRTERLWREPFYDVEYVAVTGAQHPLVPGEEGLRSRRFVEVAGRGGHVFLREALHEHGLADRVFLVVDGYAAVPHALESTDLVGLLPRYFAENFKRRHDLAIHALPWKVPSPPTAAYTRMESTLSRGQAWLREAAVEALRTSLPRYAPLG
- a CDS encoding 4-hydroxybenzoate 3-monooxygenase, which produces MDPQIITTTVGIVGGGPAGLMLSHLLAREGVDNVVLDTRSHDTIATTQRAGILEAGSVRMLTETGAISRIPTEGYEHSGIYLRFNGVNHHLDFKKLVGQTVWLYPQNDAFVDLAATRARDGGDVRFGVSDTLIQGIETDRPTIDFTDADGVHRRISCRIVVGADGSRSKCRDLVPGRVKHTMRYPFAWFGILARTPFQADELIYCHGETGFALISQRTPEIQRLYFQCDPATVADDWTDEQIWDRFDEILAGPDGFRLQRGEIIEKTVLQFRSFVQEPMQHANLFLAGDAAHTVPPTGAKGLNLAFADVALLAPALVRWAHTGDRSELDTYGDRAAKRIWKSQNFSYWMTQMLHTHTDANSFTERRQLGELMSVTSSTDSMKYLAECYTGWPYDLLTPEESGAPTGEATSAVPTSGEAEVAGRSEAVAAPTAVAEAVR
- a CDS encoding amidohydrolase family protein; amino-acid sequence: MTDPVNPAPVIDVHAHAMPLPVLHWLAEEGLCDLSRLDDGIVVLDPRISGVGPGAPLPVARSMHDPAERLREMDATGIDVELVSLPPFLFATTCQDGDLVAEVIRRGNDALVDYCATAPGRLLPLGTVPLGWPTADAEARRCLDILGCAGIALGSQGGSQDLDHAVNTPLWELLSASGTFVFLHPSGVPDPARLGDFWFPQLVGYPMETAIAAARLAFGGVLERTPLTLCLAHGGGCLGDLRGRLDMGWDRKPVAHTTSVPPSQLFDRLFYDTAVFSPAALRHLVDTVGAGQVLLGTDHPFDLAEKDPVGFVGSAGLGPAAVTSILGATAADLLGDALRRTVATTR
- a CDS encoding YdcF family protein — encoded protein: MWIATAVLFLLTVASLRRDPRTYLTGLLAFATAVALAVALTGGLILLVLPILLLLTVIGLGIFLIANSVTVLRREGAGPAQLLGLLVGLVMVGYPVTSIMLLVTGRTTGLGLLVLIGVPLMYLGFAFAAYVSYAGVYTWWTGRHLRPVESVIVLGSGLTAGKVPPLLAERLDRAIEVYHRSAEAGVTPWLVPSGGRGVDEPVAEATAMTDYLVDRGIPRDRILVEDRSTSTAENLSHSKEILLREQLSGPTAVVTSNYHAFRAATLMHAQRLDGFTVGAPTARYYWPSAMLREFAAVIRDHWRIHAVVLGLLTVPFLAVLVIHLVD
- a CDS encoding TetR-like C-terminal domain-containing protein gives rise to the protein MPTPERTTTAAIVAAARAIVEAGGVDSLTMKEVATRVGVRAPSLYKRVRDRNDLIRLVVEDTVDEIGVRLQAAADRTVDPRAAVVAMTDALRALAHERPQCYQLTFGPLPPGARPERGTLERVAGPVLEMSGRLAGEDHALEAARTLTAWMNGFIQMELSGAFRLGGDVDAAYAWGLAALIEAITNGGERRRD
- a CDS encoding MBL fold metallo-hydrolase is translated as MELTPGLHRIGNRIVAVHLVVTDDGITVIDAGFAGHYTELRSELKAAGRSLDDVRGIVLTHGDDDHIGFAARLHEERGVPIFVHPADAERTMGRERTNPPWGSMRLGATVGFLAYGISEGALRIRRPQEVSTFADGDTLDLPGSPQIIALPGHSPGSVAIHVPAVGALFVGDALTTRHVLTGRTGPQPAPFTDDPAAAAHSLARLEGLDAPWVLPGHGDPWKGGVPDLLARYRAVAG